In a single window of the Mesorhizobium shangrilense genome:
- a CDS encoding MATE family efflux transporter: MKPFEVTNRVVLSIAIPMTLAYLTTPLLGLVDTAVVGQFGNAALLGGLAAGAIVFDLVFTTFNFLRSGTTGLVAQAYGRDDRMEEQAVFWRACAIAVAAGVVLALAAPLLSLFGRWFMGADAEVSAAMDLYVRIRLLAAPFSLLNYAILGYVLGRGEAALGLGLQFLLNGVNVALSIALGLWAGWGVAGVAWGTVGGELIAVVVGMAIVLRRFRSQPRLPRSQLFDTAAFRRMLALNGDIMIRSFSLLAAFALFTRQGAQFGTVTLAANAVLMNFFLVGGYFLDGFATAAEQLAGRAVGARYAPAFRAALKLTAVWGFALSFVATAVFLVFGQSVIDVITTAEDVRIAAQAFIPWAAFTALSGVLAFQMDGVFIGATWSRDMRNMMLLSLLAFVASLLALTHWFGNHGLWASLHVFLLVRGFSLLSVLPRRARETFRR; the protein is encoded by the coding sequence ATGAAGCCCTTTGAAGTCACCAACCGCGTCGTGTTGTCGATCGCGATCCCGATGACGCTAGCATATCTGACGACGCCCTTGCTTGGGTTGGTGGACACGGCGGTGGTCGGGCAGTTCGGCAATGCCGCACTGCTTGGCGGGCTGGCGGCCGGAGCCATCGTCTTCGACCTGGTGTTCACGACCTTCAACTTCCTGAGGTCGGGCACGACGGGACTGGTCGCCCAGGCGTACGGACGCGATGACCGGATGGAGGAGCAGGCAGTGTTCTGGCGAGCCTGCGCCATCGCGGTCGCCGCCGGTGTCGTCCTTGCGCTGGCGGCGCCGCTGCTGTCGCTTTTCGGTCGCTGGTTCATGGGAGCCGACGCCGAGGTCAGCGCGGCCATGGATCTCTACGTTCGCATCCGCCTCCTGGCTGCGCCGTTCTCGCTGCTCAACTACGCCATTCTCGGCTACGTGCTGGGCCGCGGCGAGGCCGCGCTGGGGCTCGGCCTGCAGTTCCTGCTGAATGGCGTCAACGTCGCGCTTTCGATCGCGCTCGGCCTGTGGGCGGGTTGGGGTGTAGCGGGCGTGGCGTGGGGAACGGTCGGCGGCGAGTTGATCGCCGTGGTCGTCGGCATGGCGATCGTCCTGAGGCGCTTCCGCTCCCAGCCGCGGCTGCCCCGTTCGCAGCTATTCGATACCGCCGCCTTCAGGCGCATGCTGGCGCTGAACGGCGACATCATGATCCGTTCCTTTTCGCTGCTCGCGGCTTTTGCGCTGTTCACCCGGCAGGGCGCGCAGTTCGGCACGGTGACGCTTGCCGCGAACGCCGTTCTCATGAACTTCTTCCTGGTCGGCGGTTATTTCCTCGACGGCTTTGCGACGGCGGCCGAGCAGCTTGCCGGTCGCGCGGTCGGCGCACGCTACGCGCCGGCTTTCCGGGCAGCGCTGAAGCTCACCGCGGTTTGGGGCTTTGCGCTGTCCTTCGTGGCCACGGCCGTGTTCCTCGTCTTCGGCCAGTCCGTGATCGACGTCATCACGACCGCCGAGGACGTGCGGATCGCCGCGCAGGCATTCATCCCCTGGGCGGCCTTCACCGCACTCAGCGGCGTGCTCGCCTTTCAGATGGACGGGGTCTTCATCGGCGCGACCTGGTCAAGGGACATGCGCAACATGATGCTGCTGTCGCTGCTCGCCTTCGTCGCCTCGCTGCTCGCCCTGACGCACTGGTTCGGCAACCATGGCCTCTGGGCGTCGCTGCACGTCTTCCTTCTGGTGCGCGGCTTCAGCCTGCTTTCGGTGCTGCCGCGGCGCGCCCGCGAAACCTTCAGGCGCTGA
- a CDS encoding response regulator transcription factor: MPHGYKFVIADDHPLFRGALKQAIGGVAGPGTILEAGDFDAAKKIMAENDDVDLVLLDLSMPGASGLSGLISLRGVHVGMPLIVVSAHDDPETIRRALELGASGFISKSASMEDIREAVETVLAGGIAAPSGVDLGVEQDAEISDLIRRLQSLTPQQTKVLGMLAEGLLNKQIAFELNVSEATIKAHVSAILQKLGVDSRTQAVIQLSKIGAESIQAAG; the protein is encoded by the coding sequence GTGCCGCACGGCTACAAGTTCGTCATCGCGGACGATCATCCCCTTTTTCGCGGGGCTCTCAAGCAGGCGATCGGCGGGGTGGCCGGTCCGGGTACGATCCTGGAAGCCGGAGATTTCGACGCGGCGAAAAAGATCATGGCCGAGAACGACGACGTCGATCTCGTCCTGCTCGATCTTTCAATGCCGGGCGCGAGCGGCCTGTCAGGCCTGATATCGCTGCGCGGCGTTCATGTCGGGATGCCCCTGATCGTCGTTTCGGCCCATGACGATCCCGAAACCATCCGCCGCGCGCTGGAGCTCGGCGCGTCCGGCTTCATCTCCAAGTCGGCCAGCATGGAAGACATCCGCGAAGCCGTCGAAACGGTGCTGGCGGGCGGCATTGCCGCGCCCAGCGGAGTGGATCTGGGCGTCGAGCAGGACGCAGAAATCTCCGACCTCATACGCCGTCTGCAGTCGCTTACGCCTCAGCAGACGAAGGTGCTGGGCATGCTGGCTGAAGGCTTGCTCAACAAGCAGATCGCCTTTGAGCTGAACGTCTCGGAGGCGACCATCAAGGCCCACGTCTCCGCCATCCTCCAGAAGCTCGGCGTCGACAGCCGCACGCAGGCGGTGATCCAGCTCTCCAAGATCGGCGCCGAGTCCATCCAGGCGGCGGGTTAG
- a CDS encoding DUF952 domain-containing protein, with protein sequence MHSTIYKICPEPLWRTAEASGTFNGSAIDLTDGFIHFSTAEQARKTAAKHFAGQTDLLLVAVDAVALGPALKYEASRGGALFPHLYAPLDLAAVKWVKALPLGGHGSHIFPEFDA encoded by the coding sequence ATGCACTCTACCATCTACAAGATTTGTCCGGAACCGCTCTGGCGGACAGCAGAAGCGAGCGGGACCTTCAACGGGTCCGCGATCGATCTCACCGACGGATTCATTCACTTCTCGACGGCTGAACAGGCGCGGAAGACAGCGGCCAAGCATTTTGCGGGGCAGACCGACCTGCTCCTCGTCGCCGTGGATGCGGTCGCGCTCGGGCCTGCCTTGAAGTACGAGGCCTCGCGAGGCGGCGCACTGTTCCCGCATCTCTATGCGCCGCTCGACCTCGCCGCCGTGAAGTGGGTGAAGGCTCTGCCGCTCGGCGGGCACGGCAGCCACATCTTCCCGGAGTTCGACGCGTGA
- a CDS encoding quinone-dependent dihydroorotate dehydrogenase, whose amino-acid sequence MSLFERLGRQALFTLDPETAHGLSIAALRCGVPIVPKPPADRRLAVNVAGIDFPNPLGMAAGYDKNAEAPDGLLGLGFGFAEVGTVTPLPQPGNPKPRIFRLPEDNAVINRLGFNNEGHDACEARLQARKGRPGIVGVNIGANKDSADRIADYVLGVERFARYASYLTVNISSPNTPGLRTMQAREALAELLSRVAAARETATKRVPVFLKIAPDLVDAELEDIAAEVAEKRIEGVIVSNTTLARTGLRNTSAATEAGGLSGRPLFERSTIVLARMRRLLGPDFAIIGVGGVDSAETALEKIRAGADLVQIYTGLIYGGPGLPGRILAGMRRELDRSGAASISDLRDSRLQHWADKPLSA is encoded by the coding sequence GTGAGCCTGTTCGAGCGGCTCGGCCGCCAGGCGCTCTTCACACTGGATCCCGAGACAGCACACGGGCTTTCGATCGCCGCGCTCAGATGCGGCGTCCCGATCGTGCCGAAGCCGCCCGCAGACCGGCGGCTCGCGGTCAATGTCGCCGGCATCGACTTTCCCAACCCGCTCGGCATGGCGGCGGGCTACGACAAGAACGCCGAAGCTCCTGACGGTCTGCTTGGCCTGGGGTTCGGTTTTGCCGAGGTGGGTACGGTGACCCCCCTGCCCCAGCCTGGCAACCCGAAGCCGCGCATCTTCCGCCTGCCGGAAGACAATGCGGTCATTAACCGGCTGGGCTTCAACAACGAGGGCCACGACGCCTGCGAGGCGCGGCTTCAGGCACGCAAAGGACGTCCCGGCATCGTCGGCGTTAATATCGGGGCCAACAAGGACAGCGCCGACCGTATCGCCGACTATGTGCTCGGCGTCGAGCGCTTCGCGCGATACGCATCCTATCTGACGGTCAATATCTCTTCCCCCAACACGCCCGGCCTGCGCACCATGCAGGCAAGGGAGGCGCTTGCGGAGTTGCTGTCGCGCGTGGCGGCGGCGCGTGAGACGGCCACCAAACGCGTGCCCGTGTTCCTCAAGATCGCTCCCGACCTGGTTGACGCGGAACTGGAGGACATCGCAGCGGAGGTCGCGGAAAAACGCATCGAAGGCGTCATCGTTTCCAACACGACGCTTGCCCGCACGGGCCTGCGCAACACATCGGCAGCAACGGAAGCAGGGGGCCTGTCGGGCCGGCCGCTGTTCGAGCGCTCGACGATCGTGCTCGCCAGGATGCGGCGACTGCTGGGGCCGGACTTCGCCATCATCGGCGTGGGCGGCGTCGACTCGGCCGAGACGGCGCTGGAGAAGATCCGCGCAGGTGCCGATCTCGTTCAGATCTACACCGGGCTGATCTACGGCGGTCCAGGACTGCCGGGAAGGATCCTGGCCGGGATGCGGCGTGAGCTGGACAGGAGCGGCGCGGCCAGCATCAGCGACCTGCGCGACAGCCGGCTGCAGCATTGGGCGGACAAGCCACTCAGCGCCTGA